The nucleotide sequence ATACTTATTTGTGCAGCTAAGGAATCGGTATTGCTGTTGTGAGCTTCTTCAGCAAAAATTTTAATTGCACTCTGCCTCGGTGAGAATTTCAGAGAATTCGAAATGACATTTCTGAAAGTAGTAACAAGCATTTCCTCATCAGCAACAAGAGTATAGTTCTGTTTTAACTCCACTTTTATTGCAATATTTTTTTTCTGTGTTCTGTACTTCAAAGAATCTATCGCTTCTTTGATAACTTCATTTAATAATACTTTCTTAGGAATATAATCGTATTTGTTAAGCTGAAGTCTTGAATAGTGAAGTAAATTATTCGTCATTTCAAATAAAGTATTAGAAGAATCATTAATCACATTAATGTATTCTTTGATATCCCTGTGAGTGAGATTATCAAAATCAGTTCTTAGTATTTCAGCAAAACCTAATAAAGAATTAAATGGTGAACGAAGGTCGTGGGAGATAAGTGAGAACAATCTATCTTTTGAAGTATTCATATCTTTCAACTTAACAATCATCTCTTTGCGTTCTTCTTCAACTATCTTTCTTTCGATTGCTCTTGAAATAGGATAAGAAATTACATCAAGAATCTGCTGGTGAGCCAAAGTATAAGTCAAAGCATCCTTGTAATCCTGAACCACCATTACACCAATAGTTTTTTCCTTTATCTTTAGTGGTACTCCAAGCCATATTGGGGATTGCGGTCCTATTAATTCTATTTCACCTTTCTTTCTAAGGTCTTCATCTTTGTGAAGATCAACTAATGCAGATTTACCTGTTCTTAAAACATATTCAGTAAGACCCTTTCCAAGTTTTTTTGATGAAGAATCATTATCCGCTTCGTCAACAAAATAAGGGAAAGTTAATAAATCAGAATCTTTCTTGTAGTAGGCTATATAAAAATTATCTGCTTTCATTAATTTTGTGATGCACGAATGAATAAACTTAAATAATTCACTTATATTTTTTTCTGAGTTTGCAGCTTCAAGTATTTCCAGAATTATTTGTTTTAGTTTCTCTTCTCTTAATTTTTCACTTATGTCACGCAGCAGCCCGATCTGCGAAACTTTTATTTGTTCAAGATTAAAAAATGATATAGAATTATCTTCAATCCATTTTTTCTCACCACTCTTTGTTTCTACAAAATAGATTGTCAATTTTTCTTCTATCTGAGGCAGATCCTTTTTACCATTCATTGGATAATTGGATACATATTCATCATACTTAGTTAAGACTAAACTCTCAAAACCCTTCTCATTCAACTCAGAAATGTTGTATCCTAAAAGTCTGCTAACTGCTGGATTAATGAAATTGTATTTATGAAGTGTATGATCAAAATTGTAAAATACCTGATCAGAAATGACTGAGTGATGGTTGGCTGATTCAACTACTGTCTGAAGTTTTAATGGTTTTATTTCGGTGTCTAGCAATTTAAGCTCTGAATTTGTCAGGAAAACAGTGAAAAAGTCAATTTTTATGCCGATAACAATCTTTTCATACAAATTCTAATGAACTGTTTAATTGTGATGATGAACATTTTGTCTTGGCAAATTTACTTAATCCGGTAGTTTTTATTGACATTTTGAAAGTAATCGCTTATTTTTATGTAGATTAAATCTTAATAATATTCAAAGTGTTGGAAAATGCGTACTGCAGCAGAACTAAGCTATAACGAAAAGGGTGTCATCTCAGAAATTGATACTACTCATCCTTCAAGCAAAAGAATATTGGAACATGGCTTTACTCCAGGACAAATAATAGAACTGATGTGTAAATCTACATTTAACGATCCGATTGCGGTTTCAATTCGGGGAACACTAATAGCAATCCGGAAAAGCGAAGCGGATTGCATTAAACTTAAATGAAAAGTGATATCGGTATTCAGACTCCGCTGATTACTTTAGTCGGTCCACCAAATTCAGGGAAGACTACTCTATTTAATATTCTTAGCGGCAAAAATTATAAGACTGTGAACTATCCTGGTTCAACGGTAGAATATTTCACAGGTAAAATATTACCCAAATATAATTTAGAAGCTGAGATACTTGATTCGCCGGGAATCGTTAGTTTAATTCCAGAATCACCCGATGAGAAAGTTGCAATTGATTCGTTGTATTCACATCCAAAGCTTGGATCTCCGGATTTACTTATTGTGACGATCGATTCTTGCCAGCTTTCAAGACATCTCTTGTTACCGAAACAATTAATAAGTGCCGGCTTTAATGTGATAATAGTCATTACTATGACTGATATACTCAGCAAACGAGGATTACAAGTATCTGAAAAAAAATTAAGAGAAGCTTTGAAATGTGATGTTGTACTGGTAAATGGAAGAACAAAAGAAGGATTACAAAAATTAATTGATTTGATGAGTTCTAATCTTGAGAGTAACTATCAAATTTCAAATAAAATTACACCTTATCCAAATCTTAAAGACAATACACAATTACTCGATTCCTTCAATGAGATTGAGAAAATTATCCAGCAAGTTTATGAACCAATTAGCAGCGATCTTAAAATTGATTTAAAATCTGCAAACAAAGAACTAAAAGTTTTAACTGATAGCAACCTTTCAAATAACTTCCCTATTGATCAGGCTACATTAAAAATTGATAAAATATTATTACACAGATTTTGGGGATTTGTCATCTTTTTGATTGTGATGGGAATAACATTCACAAGCATATTCTGGTTGGCACAACCACTAATGAATTTTGTTGATGAGCTGTTCACTAATCTTAACAACCTGGTAGTAAACAATTTTGATAAAGGATGGTTTACATATCTGGTTTCAGATGGAATAATTTCAGGTACCGGATCCGTACTCGTATTTGTTCCACAAATTTTAATTTTATTCCTGATTCTAGGGTTGCTTGAAGATTCAGGTTATCTTGCACGTGGAGCTATGTTGATTGACAAACCATTATCCAAAGTTGGATTAAATGGTAGATCATTTGTTCCAATGTTATCTGGATTTGCATGCGCCATTCCAGCAATGATTGCTGCGCGTACTATCCCAAATCGTAAAGAACGATTATTCACAATCTTTATTATACCATTAATGAGTTGCAGTGCAAGGCTACCGGTGTACGCATTATTGATTGCTTATATTATCCCGCAGGATAAACCCTGGATAGGCGGATTTATTCTGGGTGGTATTTATTTATTCAGTATGATTATCTCATTGTTAGTCGCGTGGATAATAAATAAATTCTCAAATAAAATATTCAAGGAACAAGAATCATCAACATTTATTCTGGAACTTCCATCCTACCGAATACCAAAATTTAGTGCAGTCCTGAATCATACTTATAACAGTTCCAAACATTATATTCTTAAAGCAGGACCAACCATTCTGGGATTTTCATTAGTCCTATGGTTTCTTACTTTCTTTCCAAACATTAATCCGGATATTAAAACTGATGAAGTACCTCCGAGTCAGGTAGAAAACGTGGTACGCGCAGAAAGACTCCAGAACTCTTATGCCGCTGATCTTGGCAAAATTATACAACCGGTTATGACTCCGATAGGAATGGATTGGAGAATTGGTGTGTCACTAATTTCTGCATTTGCAGCACGCGAAGTTTTTGTTTCATCGCTCGCATTAACATTTAAAGTCACCACCGATGTTGATGAAAAGCCAAACACTTTGCTTACATCACTTAGAAGCGCAAAGATTGAATCAACAGGACAACAATTATTCACAACTGCAACTTCCATCGGACTAATTGTGTTTTTCATATTCGCACTCCAATGTTTGTCAACAGTTGCTGTTTCTAAAAAAGAAACTGGTGGCTGGACAATTCCATTACTGCAAGTTTTTGTTTTTACAGTACTTGCTTATTCGATGACTTTAATTACTGTGAACGGTTTAAGATTTTTTGGAATTCAATGAGGTGTATTATTATGAATAAAATTATTATTTTGCCAATGATTAGCTGTGGTCATATTTAAATCGAATAATATAAATTGAAAAACAAACAAGCAGAAGATATATTCAGGAATTTCCTGAAAGCCGGTAAGAATAGAATAACTCCTGAAAGATTTGAAGTTCTTGAAGCTGCATTGGAGTACGAAGGTCATTTCGGTGCCGATGATTTATACATCATCATGAAAAATGCAAATTCAAGAGTTTCCAGAGCTACTGTTTACAAAACGCTTGAATTACTTTCTCAGTGTGAACTTCTTTCAAAAAGAAATTTCGGTGATAACGTTAATAGATTTGAAAGCAGCTTTAAACGTCAGGTTCACGATCATTTAATATGTGTAGTTTGCGGTAAAATAGTTGAATTCGCTGATCCAAGGATTAAGCAGATTCCAGAACAAATTAGCGAAGAATTAGGTTTCAACTTCGAGAGCTATTCATTTAATATTTTTGCCCGCTGTAAAGATCCAAAAAAATGTAAACAATCCAGAGAGAAATGACAGAACAGATATATCCGCTTCAATGGAAGAAAAAAGATTTCTCAATAAAGATATTTTGTTCGATACCGAACATTGCCACAGGAATTTTACTGAAAGCTGGTGATTCAAATTTCGTTATTGATCCGGGTGATGGAATACTTAGAGATTTAAATTCTGAACTGGGAGTTAAGAAATTGTTAGAACTTTCAGATGTATTTATAACACATGGTCATCATGATCATGTCGGTGGTGTATGGTCGTTATTAACATATCTGAGAGTGATGCAAAAAAAATCTCCGCTTACAATCCACTATCCTGAAGGTTGTGTTGAAATTGAAAGCATTTATAACGCGTTTAAAAAAGTTTACTCCCGTTCAATCACTTACAAAATAAATCTGAAGCCTATCAAAAAGACAAACGGTTTTACTACCGGAAATATTTCGGTCAAACCTTTCCCAGTTATACATAAAGAACTCTTATCTAATGGGAAAAAACGACAGGTGCCTGCACTTGGATACAATTTCATTTACGATAATATGAAAATTTGTTATGGAGGTGATACAGCATATTGTGATGAACTTGTCGTTCATGCAAAAAATGCTGATCTCGCAATTCTTGAAGCTGGGCACGATGAAGAAACACCCGATGATATGCATATGACAAAAACTGAGGCTGTTTCAATCGGCAAATCAGCAAAAAAATATTTTTAGTTCATGTTCCAGAATAAACAAATCGGTCAGTTATGAAAAATTTAAAATTAGTTCACTTAAAAGTCTGCCTTATTATTTCAATATCACAGCTCTCTTTCACACAGCAGGATTTTACTTTTGAAGGAGAAAATCATTTGAGCAACATCCGAATGCTTACCGATAGCGGCGAGAATGCGGAAGCATATCTTTCATTTGATGAAAGTAAATTAATTTTTCAGTCAACAACCGGCGATATGAAATGTGATCAGATATTTACGATGAATATTGATGGAAGTGATAAGCAAATGGTTTCAACAGGAAAAGGAAGAACAACCTGCGCATATTTTTTACCCGGTGATGATAAGATAATTTATGCATCAACACATTTAGCTGATGAAGAATGTCCAACGCCTCCTGACAGAGCAAAAGGATACGTTTGGCAGCTATATAAATCATTCGATATTTTTTCAGCGAATGCAGATGGCAGTGAATTATCAAGACTAACATTCTCCGATGGATATGATGCAGAAGCAACTGTTTCTCCCAAAGGAGATAAAATTGTTTTTACATCAACAAGAGATGGAGATCCTGAAATTTATGTGATGGATATTGATGGTTCAAATCAAAAGAGATTGACTTTTGAAAAAGGATATGATGGTGGTGCATTCTTTTCTCTTGACGGAAGTAAAATAGTTTTTCGTGCAAGCAGACCTAAAACAGAAGAAGAACTTAAAGATTATCAGGAGCTTGCAGACGACGGATTATTTCGCCCAACGGTTCTTGAACTTTATGTTATGAACGCTGACGGATCAGATATCAAACAAATAACAAATTTTGGTAAAGCAAGTTTTGCGCCTTTCTTTTTTCCTGATGGAGAGAAAATTATTTTTTCTTCAAATGTTAACAGCGAAAGTGGACGTGACTTCGATCTTTATATGATAAATGTTGATGGAACCGGATTTGAGCAAATTACTTTCAATAAAACCTTCGATGGTTTCCCGATGTTCACCAGGGATGGTAAGCAGCTCATCTTTTGCTCCAACAGATTTAACAAAAATGAAGGCGACACAAATGTTTTTATTACTGACTGGACTGACTAGTTAGGAATCAATTAATTTTTTCGGAGAGTGCAATGTATTCTAAAAGTTTAATTCTTACCGTTTTATTATTTACAATTTCTAATATTGCTGTTTATAATCAACAAGCAGATAATCCTGAAGTAACTACAGAAGAAATTAAAGAGCACATCAGTTTTTTAGCTTCAGATAAATTAAAAGGAAGAGACAGCGGAACAGAAGAATTATTCGGTGCTGCTGTTTATATCTCAGATGAATTTAAAAATTATGGGCTGGAACCTTTATTCAAAGATGGATTTTTACAAGAATTTCCTTTCGTAAAAACAATTGAACTTACTGATAAGAACAGTCTTTCCTTTTCAACTAATAGAAGTGAAGTTGAACTAAAGTTAAGAGAAGATTATATCACGTTACCTTTTTCCGGCAACACAGATGTGAATGGCAGCCTGGTTTTTGCTGGTTTTGGAATATCAGCTTCCGATCTTAATTATGATGATTATTCGGGCATTGATGTGAAAAATAAAATTGTAATTGTTTTCAGAAACACACCTGAACCGGCGGTTGCACATTCTGGTTTTGATGCTCATTCACCGCTGAGAAAAAAATCGTCAGTTGCAAGAGACAAAGGTGCTGCCGGGATTATATTTATTAATCCTTATGATTCAAATAAAACCTCAGATGATTTAGTGGAATTTAGTTTTGACAGAGGAGGTGCCATGAGTGATTTCTCTGTTCAAAGTGTTAAACGAATTTTTATCGAAGAATTATTACATAACGAAGGAATAAATCTTAAAGACGTTTACAATAAAATTCTTGAATCAAAAAAACCATCGTCTTTTGAACTAAAGAATTCGTCCGCAAAAATTTCAACTGAAGTTAAAGAAGTTGAAGCAGTTAGCTGGAATGTTGCTGGATACCTTGAGGGAAAAGATCCCGAACTAAGAAATGAATTGATAATTATTGGCGCTCACTTCGATCATCTTGGAATGGGTGGCGAAGGTTCTCTTTATCGCGGCGATAAACCTCAAATTCATAATGGCGCTGATGATAACGCTTCAGGAACAACCGGTGTTTTAGAATTAGCAGAAAAATTTGCTTCTCGGAAAAATAATTTAAAAAGAAGTATAGTATTCATAACTTTTTCAGGTGAAGAGCTTGGTTTACTTGGTTCGAATTATTTTGTAAATAATCTGCCCTTCCCTGTCGAAGACGCAATAACAATGGTGAATATGGATATGATCGGAAGATTAAAAGACAGTTCTCTAATTGTTTATGGAACAGGTACTTCATCGGATTGGAAAGATATTCTGAATAATTATAATAAATACGGATTCAAATTAACATTTAATGATGAAGGATTCGGACCGAGTGATCATTCATCTTTTTACGGCAAGAAAATTCCGGTTCTGTTTTTTTTCACCGGTACACACGAAGATTATCATAAACCATCCGATGATACAGAAAAAATTAATTTCACCGGCGAAAAAGATATTCTAAATTATGTTTATGATATTGTTACTGCTATTGATAAGAATCCTATACGACCGGATTATCTGCTGGTTGAGAAGAAAGAATCGGGACAGATGTTTGCAAGAAAAGTTTATGTCGGTACCGTTCCTGATTTCGCAAGCAATGTTGATGGCTATAAAATCAGCGGAGTGTCTGAAGGAAGTCCTGCACAACTTGCAGGATTACAGGGCGGAGATATTATCATTTCATTCGGCGGGAAAAAGATTTCTAACATTTACGACTTCACTTATGCACTCGGAGATTTTGTCCCCGGCGATGAAGTAGATGTGATTGTTAAACGAGGCGAAGACGAAATTACTTTTAAAGTTAAACTTGCTTCGAAGTAAATCAGGTAATAAATATTCCAATGATAGGCGGATCTCCTGATTCGCCTTTTTTCTTTTAAAGAATTAATTTTGCTGATATAAATCCATCAATTGAGAAACAATGAAGAGAAAGAAGAGAAAATATGCGAATGTTATAATGCTGCTGTTGATAATTTTCGTGCTCTTCTTTATAGTCTTTCAGGATAAAAATAAAGTTGTGAGTGCGGCTGAACTGGTAGAAAGTTATTCCATCGATCAGAAAACAGCAGAAAATAAATTTTTAAATAAAAATATAGAACTTTCCGGAAGTGTCAAATCTTTTATTCAATCAGAAAACGGAAGTAGCTTTCTTGAATTGCAAACAAATACCGAGAACATGAAAATTTTTTGCATAATAAAAGATGAATCTACCGTACAAGAAGCATCAACATTGACTAATGACTCACTCGTTACTGTTTTTGGTAAATGCCTGGGACTAAATCCAACTGGTTACGAAAAATTTTCAAACAGTATTTTTATAGAAGTGGAATGGATAAAATAATCTGGCGTCAAAAAGAAATCTCCCTAAAGCCAAGAGAAAGAGGATTCCATATTGTAACTGATGAGATTGTTCATCAGTTGCCTGAGCTAAATAAAATTCAAATTGGTTTAATGCACATGTTAATAAAACATACATCCGCTTCAATAACTCTAAATGAAAATTTCGATCCTGATGTTCGCTCAGATATGGAGAAGTATTTTAGTCAGGCGGTAAAAGAAAATGAACCCTGGTATAATCATAATTCTGAGGGCACAGATGATATGCCTGCACACATTAAATCAACATTGATTGGGAATTCTTTAACAATCCCGATCACGAGTGGAAAATTAAATCTCGGAACATGGCAGGGAATTTATTTGTGTGAACATCGTAATCATGCAGGAAGCAGAAAAATTATTGTAACAATATCTGGAGAAAAATTAGTTGAGTAAAAAAAGAATCTTGTTCGTATGTATGGGAAACATCTGCCGTTCACCTGCGGCGGAAGGAATTGCAAAAAAACTTTCTGCGAAGAGAGGTCTTGAAGGTAAAGTTGAAATTGATTCAGCAGGAACTCTTGATTATCATACAGGTGAATCACCTGATTCAAGAATGATAAAACATGCTTCCAAACGTGGTTATAGTCTGGATAGCAAAGCCAGGCAATTCAATCCTGAAAAAGATTTTGAACATTTCGATTATATCATCACAATGGATAATGATAATTATTCTGAAATAATTTCACTCGATAAAAGAAATCAGTTTGCTGATAAAGTTTTTAAGATGGTGAGCTTCGGAAATAAAATAAAAGCTGATGAAGTACCTGATCCTTACTACAGCGGAAGTGATGGTTTTGAATATGTTCTTGACATTCTTGAAGATTCTATCGAAGGTTTACTTAACAGAGTTAAAGATGATATCAGAAGAGAAAATAAAAAAGCGGATTGAAGAAAAGCTCGGGAGTAAAATAAAAAGCTTCTCTTCCCTTTCCGGTGGATGTATAAGCGATGCTTTCAAAATTTCTACTGAAAATGGAACCAGCTTTTTCCTGAAATACAATCCATCAGCTTCAAATGATATGTTTTTTAAGGAAGCAAATGGATTGAGAGAACTGGATAAATCAAACGCTATCAAAATCCCTGAAGTATTATCTGTTGATGAAGATTATATTCTTCTTGAATTTATTGCATCCGGAAACCGGAAAAAAAAATTTTTTGAAGACTTTGGAAAGAGCTTTGCCGAAATGCATAAGTTCAAATCAGATAGCTTTGGTTTTTATGAGAATAATTACATCGGATCAAATCCGCAGATAAATATTCCCGATGAAAAAGAGAAATCTGACTGGACAGCATTTTATCTTAACAAAAGAATTTTATTCCAACTGCAATTAGCAGAAAAACTTGGTAATTCAACTGATGAATTGAGGAAAGGAATTTCAAAACTCGAGAATAAGATCGAAGATATTATCGGTCACAATTCTGAAAAGCCTTCACTTCTTCATGGTGATCTCTGGGCGGGTAATTACATGATTGATCAAAACGGAAATGCAGTACTGATTGATCCTGCCGCTTACTATGGACATAGGGAAGCGGATCTTGGAATGACAAAACTTTTTGGCGGATTTAATTCAGAATTCTATAAAGCTTACAACGAATCTTTTCCTTTAGAAGACGGATTCGATTACAGAGAAAATATTTACAAACTCTATCACGTTCTTAATCATCTAAATCTTTTTGGTGGTGGATACTATTCGCAGGCAATAAGTCTCATAAAGTTTTATGTTTAATAAGATTGGATGTTTCTTTCTACCTTTACCTACCCTAGCAGTTACACGAGTCTCTTTTTGTCAACCTGAACCTGCCTGACGGCAGACAGGCTCGCTTCTCCGAAGGAGTCCTTTGGACAGGTTCTTCTTATTTACCAAAAACGCGATTAAAGATTCCGAAACAAGTTCGGAATGACAGTCGTGCAACACCCTGGTCTGACGGCAAGGCAGGTTAGCGGCAAATGAATACAAAGTTATCAGAAGAATAAAAGAATTGCCACAAAGACGCCAGGTCTCAAAGAATTGCAAAGACTAGTTACATTTGCAGGCACGATTCGATAATGAATGAATTATATTTAAGTTGTTCAAATAAAAAAGCTTATTAAATGGAAAAAATATCGGTAACAG is from Ignavibacteriota bacterium and encodes:
- a CDS encoding GAF domain-containing protein; the encoded protein is MLDTEIKPLKLQTVVESANHHSVISDQVFYNFDHTLHKYNFINPAVSRLLGYNISELNEKGFESLVLTKYDEYVSNYPMNGKKDLPQIEEKLTIYFVETKSGEKKWIEDNSISFFNLEQIKVSQIGLLRDISEKLREEKLKQIILEILEAANSEKNISELFKFIHSCITKLMKADNFYIAYYKKDSDLLTFPYFVDEADNDSSSKKLGKGLTEYVLRTGKSALVDLHKDEDLRKKGEIELIGPQSPIWLGVPLKIKEKTIGVMVVQDYKDALTYTLAHQQILDVISYPISRAIERKIVEEERKEMIVKLKDMNTSKDRLFSLISHDLRSPFNSLLGFAEILRTDFDNLTHRDIKEYINVINDSSNTLFEMTNNLLHYSRLQLNKYDYIPKKVLLNEVIKEAIDSLKYRTQKKNIAIKVELKQNYTLVADEEMLVTTFRNVISNSLKFSPRQSAIKIFAEEAHNSNTDSLAAQISITDEGIGISEENQILINSDVMFSTQGTEKEPGSGLGLLLTKKYVSLNKGKFEILSSEGQGTTIVITFPSIKI
- a CDS encoding ferrous iron transport protein A — protein: MRTAAELSYNEKGVISEIDTTHPSSKRILEHGFTPGQIIELMCKSTFNDPIAVSIRGTLIAIRKSEADCIKLK
- the feoB gene encoding ferrous iron transport protein B; amino-acid sequence: MKSDIGIQTPLITLVGPPNSGKTTLFNILSGKNYKTVNYPGSTVEYFTGKILPKYNLEAEILDSPGIVSLIPESPDEKVAIDSLYSHPKLGSPDLLIVTIDSCQLSRHLLLPKQLISAGFNVIIVITMTDILSKRGLQVSEKKLREALKCDVVLVNGRTKEGLQKLIDLMSSNLESNYQISNKITPYPNLKDNTQLLDSFNEIEKIIQQVYEPISSDLKIDLKSANKELKVLTDSNLSNNFPIDQATLKIDKILLHRFWGFVIFLIVMGITFTSIFWLAQPLMNFVDELFTNLNNLVVNNFDKGWFTYLVSDGIISGTGSVLVFVPQILILFLILGLLEDSGYLARGAMLIDKPLSKVGLNGRSFVPMLSGFACAIPAMIAARTIPNRKERLFTIFIIPLMSCSARLPVYALLIAYIIPQDKPWIGGFILGGIYLFSMIISLLVAWIINKFSNKIFKEQESSTFILELPSYRIPKFSAVLNHTYNSSKHYILKAGPTILGFSLVLWFLTFFPNINPDIKTDEVPPSQVENVVRAERLQNSYAADLGKIIQPVMTPIGMDWRIGVSLISAFAAREVFVSSLALTFKVTTDVDEKPNTLLTSLRSAKIESTGQQLFTTATSIGLIVFFIFALQCLSTVAVSKKETGGWTIPLLQVFVFTVLAYSMTLITVNGLRFFGIQ
- a CDS encoding transcriptional repressor, with product MKNKQAEDIFRNFLKAGKNRITPERFEVLEAALEYEGHFGADDLYIIMKNANSRVSRATVYKTLELLSQCELLSKRNFGDNVNRFESSFKRQVHDHLICVVCGKIVEFADPRIKQIPEQISEELGFNFESYSFNIFARCKDPKKCKQSREK
- a CDS encoding ribonuclease Z, which translates into the protein MTEQIYPLQWKKKDFSIKIFCSIPNIATGILLKAGDSNFVIDPGDGILRDLNSELGVKKLLELSDVFITHGHHDHVGGVWSLLTYLRVMQKKSPLTIHYPEGCVEIESIYNAFKKVYSRSITYKINLKPIKKTNGFTTGNISVKPFPVIHKELLSNGKKRQVPALGYNFIYDNMKICYGGDTAYCDELVVHAKNADLAILEAGHDEETPDDMHMTKTEAVSIGKSAKKYF
- a CDS encoding M28 family peptidase, which codes for MYSKSLILTVLLFTISNIAVYNQQADNPEVTTEEIKEHISFLASDKLKGRDSGTEELFGAAVYISDEFKNYGLEPLFKDGFLQEFPFVKTIELTDKNSLSFSTNRSEVELKLREDYITLPFSGNTDVNGSLVFAGFGISASDLNYDDYSGIDVKNKIVIVFRNTPEPAVAHSGFDAHSPLRKKSSVARDKGAAGIIFINPYDSNKTSDDLVEFSFDRGGAMSDFSVQSVKRIFIEELLHNEGINLKDVYNKILESKKPSSFELKNSSAKISTEVKEVEAVSWNVAGYLEGKDPELRNELIIIGAHFDHLGMGGEGSLYRGDKPQIHNGADDNASGTTGVLELAEKFASRKNNLKRSIVFITFSGEELGLLGSNYFVNNLPFPVEDAITMVNMDMIGRLKDSSLIVYGTGTSSDWKDILNNYNKYGFKLTFNDEGFGPSDHSSFYGKKIPVLFFFTGTHEDYHKPSDDTEKINFTGEKDILNYVYDIVTAIDKNPIRPDYLLVEKKESGQMFARKVYVGTVPDFASNVDGYKISGVSEGSPAQLAGLQGGDIIISFGGKKISNIYDFTYALGDFVPGDEVDVIVKRGEDEITFKVKLASK
- a CDS encoding YjbQ family protein, translated to MWRQKEISLKPRERGFHIVTDEIVHQLPELNKIQIGLMHMLIKHTSASITLNENFDPDVRSDMEKYFSQAVKENEPWYNHNSEGTDDMPAHIKSTLIGNSLTIPITSGKLNLGTWQGIYLCEHRNHAGSRKIIVTISGEKLVE
- a CDS encoding low molecular weight phosphotyrosine protein phosphatase produces the protein MGNICRSPAAEGIAKKLSAKRGLEGKVEIDSAGTLDYHTGESPDSRMIKHASKRGYSLDSKARQFNPEKDFEHFDYIITMDNDNYSEIISLDKRNQFADKVFKMVSFGNKIKADEVPDPYYSGSDGFEYVLDILEDSIEGLLNRVKDDIRRENKKAD
- a CDS encoding phosphotransferase, which produces MISEEKIKKRIEEKLGSKIKSFSSLSGGCISDAFKISTENGTSFFLKYNPSASNDMFFKEANGLRELDKSNAIKIPEVLSVDEDYILLEFIASGNRKKKFFEDFGKSFAEMHKFKSDSFGFYENNYIGSNPQINIPDEKEKSDWTAFYLNKRILFQLQLAEKLGNSTDELRKGISKLENKIEDIIGHNSEKPSLLHGDLWAGNYMIDQNGNAVLIDPAAYYGHREADLGMTKLFGGFNSEFYKAYNESFPLEDGFDYRENIYKLYHVLNHLNLFGGGYYSQAISLIKFYV